A genomic region of Magnolia sinica isolate HGM2019 chromosome 6, MsV1, whole genome shotgun sequence contains the following coding sequences:
- the LOC131248390 gene encoding IRK-interacting protein: protein MASSSSISSSKDMRIPVSPPPPPPHSPAYTPIQESEGEEGNGTGNSNPSVERNTHSKHHPTPLHLPHKPSDRKSTGCDGDDEDRTVSCNKCRPTAREKISVVPLDTNGYKRPSSNPSPNPNGIFRSLFSSLTKKSPRSSSDPSSSAREEQWKLAAAELSHKLLQATRKRDEALLEASKLKNSMSELEKKLNKLEIYCNELKSGLEVCSGSSPLKLQIENRDLNRTHQTVESFLHAVSDARSSVRHLSRSLTLQLRQMGGKVYDRISSLLQPYDVKISVSKNPRSLLFYLEALLNRAFYEDFEGVGFQKNGSDPILNPIERCEANLASYAVLKELSWEEVLNKGTRHFSEDFSRYCDRKMSEIVAMLGWSRAWPEPLLQAFFGAAKGVWIVHLLARAVHPSVPIFRVEKGARFEGVYMEDMVGDRVRKLAPTTVRIMVAPGFYVCNNVVKCKVLCRYSQQLETAS, encoded by the exons ATGGCTTCATCTTCTTCCATTTCCTCTTCCAAAGACATGAGAATCCCTGTTTCTCCTCCTCCGCCTCCTCCTCACTCCCCCGCGTATACACCG aTTCAAGAAAGCGAAGGAGAAGAAGGCAACGGAACTGGAAACTCGAATCCGTCCGTCGAGAGGAACACACACTCCAAACACCACCCCACTCCCCTCCACCTCCCGCACAAGCCGTCCGATCGGAAATCAACGGGGTGCGACGGTGATGATGAAGACCGTACAGTCTCCTGCAACAAGTGCCGGCCCACTGCGCGCGAGAAGATCTCAGTCGTCCCTCTTGATACCAACGGCTACAAGCGGCCATCATCAAACCCCAGCCCTAACCCCAACGGCATCTTCAGGTCCCTTTTCTCCTCCCTCACGAAGAAAAGCCCCAGGTCGTCTTCCGACCCCTCGTCCTCCGCCCGAGAAGAGCAATGGAAGCTCGCGGCGGCCGAGCTCTCGCACAAGCTCCTGCAAGCGACTCGGAAACGCGACGAAGCGCTTCTAGAAGCTTCCAAGCTCAAAAACTCCATGTCCGAACTGGAGAAGAAGCTCAACAAGCTCGAAATCTACTGCAACGAGCTGAAATCTGGGCTGGAGGTATGCAGCGGCTCGTCTCCCTTGAAACTCCAGATCGAGAACAGGGACCTCAATCGGACGCATCAAACCGTCGAATCCTTCCTCCACGCCGTATCCGACGCCCGATCCTCCGTCCGGCACCTGAGCCGCTCCCTTACGCTGCAGCTGCGGCAGATGGGCGGAAAAGTCTACGATCGCATCTCATCTCTCCTCCAGCCGTACGATGTCAAGATCTCCGTCTCCAAGAACCCTAGAAGCCTTCTCTTCTACCTAGAAGCGCTCCTAAACAGGGCCTTCTACGAGGACTTCGAAGGGGTAGGGTTCCAGAAGAACGGCTCAgatccgatcctgaacccgatcgAACGGTGCGAGGCGAACCTGGCTTCGTACGCGGTCCTGAAAGAGCTGAGCTGGGAGGAAGTCCTCAACAAGGGAACGAGGCATTTCAGCGAGGATTTCAGCAGGTATTGCGACCGGAAGATGAGCGAGATCGTGGCGATGCTGGGGTGGAGCAGGGCGTGGCCAGAGCCGCTGCTGCAGGCTTTTTTCGGTGCGGCCAAAGGCGTGTGGATCGTACACCTGCTGGCACGTGCGGTGCATCCAAGCGTGCCGATATTTCGGGTGGAGAAAGGAGCCAGATTCGAAGGCGTGTATATGGAAGATATGGTGGGGGATCGGGTCCGGAAGCTGGCGCCAACCACGGTCCGAATCATGGTCGCGCCCGGGTTCTATGTCTGCAACAACGTGGTGAAATGCAAGGTGCTTTGCAGGTACAGTCAGCAGCTCGAAACGGCGTCTTAG